The following are from one region of the Sorghum bicolor cultivar BTx623 chromosome 2, Sorghum_bicolor_NCBIv3, whole genome shotgun sequence genome:
- the LOC110432620 gene encoding uncharacterized protein LOC110432620 has translation MFLVYLSADVFAGLATAEEMAKGASVAQEGLAVPPPREPAPSALANRPSPADVLGPGASDPSITDRFRQKLRGMDFDTLLRVQYEHHSLGHHMAAALEERCSREVICRDEAIGALKKENETLEAEKARLSEEVKEFSSVRKEIDSLRKERDDYKVGSEVLKKEKEDAEASAAVLRTSVAEAGRVRDLALQRAEKAEDIAERLRKELDAERTSAVELQTRIQKAEAEAAAIVGLYADSLAKCC, from the exons ATGTTTTTGGTTTATCTTTCAGCGGATGTTTTTGCTGGGCTGGCTACCGCGGAGGAGATGGCTAAAGGCGCCAGCGTTGCGCAGGAAGGGCTTGCCGTTCCTCCGCCGCGTGAGCCTGCGCCTTCTGCGTTGGCCAACAGGCCTTCGCCTGCTGATGTTCTTGGTCCCG GTGCTTCTGAtccttcgatcacag ATCGTTTTCGTCAGAAGCTCCGCGGCATGGACTTTGACACGCTCCTTCGCGTGCAATAtgagcaccatagcctt GGTCATCACATGGCTGCCGCCTTGGAGGAGCGTTgctcccgggaggttatctgccGTGATGAGGCGATTGGTGCTCTGAAGAAGGAGAACGAGACCTTGGAGGCTGAGAAGGCTCGTCTGTCGGAGGAGGTTAAGGAGTTTTCCTCCGTCAGGAAGGAGATTGATTCCCTGAGAAAGGAGAGGGATGACTATAAGGTTGGATCGGAGGTTctgaagaaagagaaagaagatGCCGAAGCTTCGGCGGCGGTCCTCCGCACAAGTGTCGCTGAGGCGGGGAGAGTTAGGGACTTAGCCCTGCAGCGAGCCGAGAAggcggaggacattgctgaacgCCTTCGCAAAGAGCTTGATGCTGAGCGGACGTCTGCGGTTGAGCTGCAGACTCGCATACAGAAGGCGGAAGCGGAGGCTGCAGCTATTGTTGGGCTCTATGCCGACTCGCTTGCGAA Gtgctgttga
- the LOC8084597 gene encoding ras-related protein RABA2a, translated as MARRPASWEQGGDEYDYLFKVVLIGDSGVGKSNLLSRFTKNTFALDSKSTIGVEFATRTIQVDTKTIKAQIWDTAGQERYRAITSAYYRGAVGALLVYDVTKVMTFENVKRWLKELRDHADSNIVVMLIGNKIDLRHLRSVAVEDAASFAESEGLFFIETSALDATNVEKAFQTVLAEIYRIISKKPLSSEESGSGSGNLREGQSIQVSATNSSALTSRCCSS; from the exons ATGGCTCGGCGGCCGGCGTCGTGGGAGCAGGGCGGCGACGAGTACGACTACCTCTTCAAGGTGGTTCTCATCGGCGACTCCGGCGTGGGCAAGTCCAACCTGCTCTCCCGCTTCACCAAGAACACCTTCGCCCTCGACTCCAAGTCCACTATCGGCGTCGAGTTCGCCACGCGCACGATCCAG GTGGACACTAAGACTATAAAAGCTCAAATTTGGGACACTGCTGGGCAGGAGAGGTATCGAGCAATTACAAGTGCTTACTACCGAGGAGCTGTAGGGGCATTGCTAGTGTATGATGTTACTAAAGTAATGACGTTTGAGAATGTGAAGAGGTGGCTGAAGGAGCTCCGAGACCATGCTGACTCGAACATAGTTGTCATGCTCATTGGCAACAAGATCGACCTTAGACACCTGCGTTCTGTCGCGGTTGAGGATGCTGCAAGCTTTGCAGAGAGCGAAGGTTTGTTCTTCATCGAGACCTCTGCACTTGATGCAACAAACGTCGAGAAGGCTTTCCAGACTGTTCTAGCTGAGATCTACAGAATAATCAGCAAGAAGCCCCTATCTTCCGAGGAGTCTGGTTCAGGGTCTGGTAACCTCAGAGAGGGGCAATCCATTCAAGTGTCAGCCACAAATTCTAGTGCTCTTACGTCACGGTGCTGCTCTTCTTAG
- the LOC8084598 gene encoding phosphatidylinositol N-acetylglucosaminyltransferase subunit A — translation MDGQGTKHRILMVSDFFFPNFGGVESHIYYLSQCLLKLGHKVVVMTHAYGNRSGVRYVTNGLKVYYVPWRPFLMQNTLPTLFLTFPIVRTIIIREKISVVHGHQAFSTLCHEALMHARTMGYKVVFTDHSLYGFADAGSIHMNKVLQFTLADIDQAICVSHTSKENTVLRSGISPEKVFMVPNAVDTAMFTPSPKRLSCDEIVIVVISRLVYRKGADLLVEVIPEVCRLFPKVRFIVGGDGPKRVRLEEMREKFSLQDRVEMLGAVPHAQVRSVLISGHIFLNSSLTEAFCIAILEAASCGLLTVSTRVGGVPEVLPDDMIVLAEPAPGDMVRAVKKAIDMLPGIDPQIMHLRMKKLYSWDDVAKRTEIVYDRAMQFPTTNLLDRLPRYLTCGSWAGKLFCLVMIINYLLWRLLEFLQPAEGIEEVPDIGPLHAHLGSKNDFCEAQEK, via the exons ATGGATGGGCAAGGCACAAAGCACAGGATTTTGATGGTGTCTGACTTTTTCTTTCCAAACTTTGGTGGGGTGGAAAGCCATATCTACTACCTGTCACAATGTCTACTTAAGCTTGGCCATAAG GTGGTTGTCATGACGCATGCATACGGAAACAGATCTGGAGTACGATATGTTACAAATGGTTTAAAGGTTTATTATGTACcatggaggccattcctgatgCAGAATACACTTCCTACATTATTCTTGACGTTCCCAATTGTAAGGACAATTATTATTCGAGAGAAGATTTCTGTCGTGCATGGACATCAAGCTTTTTCAACACTGTGTCATGAAGCATTAATGCATGCTAGGACGATGGGGTACAAAGTTGTCTTCACAGATCACTCACTTTATGGTTTTGCTGATGCTGGaagcattcacatgaataaggTGCTGCAGTTTACTCTTGCAGATATTGATCAGGCAATATGTGTCTCTCATACAAGCAAAGAGAATACTGTCTTGAGGTCTGGGATATCTCCAGAGAAGGTTTTCATGGTTCCTAATGCAGTTGATACTGCAATGTTTACTCCCTCCCCCAAGCGCTTAAGCTGTGATGAAATAGTTATTGTTGTGATCAGTAGATTAGTATACCGAAAAGGTGCTGACCTTCTTGTTGAAGTCATTCCAGAAGTGTGTCGTCTATTTCCAAAG GTTCGCTTTATTGTTGGTGGTGATGGTCCAAAACGTGTGCGCCTTgaagaaatgagggagaagttcTCCCTTCAGGATAGAGTTGAGATGTTAGGAGCTGTACCTCATGCTCAGGTGCGATCTGTTCTGATATCTGGACATATATTTTTGAACAG TTCACTTACAGAGGCATTTTGCATAGCTATTCTAGAAGCAGCAAGCTGTGGACTGTTGACAGTGAGTACTAGAGTCGGTGGTGTCCCTGAG gTTCTTCCAGATGACATGATAGTACTTGCAGAACCAGCTCCTGGAGATATGGTAAGAGCTGTCAAGAAAGCCATCGACATGCTACCTGGCATAGACCCCCAAATCATGCATCTTCGG ATGAAAAAACTTTATAGTTGGGATGATGTGGCCAAAAGAACTGAGATTGTTTATGACCGTGCAATGCAGTTCCCAACAACAAATTTACTAGATCGCCTTCCCCG ATATCTTACTTGTGGATCTTGGGCTGGAAAACTGTTTTGCCTAGTTATGATCATCAATTACCTACTATGGCGCCTTTTAGAGTTCCTACAG CCTGCTGAAGGTATTGAAGAAGTCCCAGATATAGGGCCACTACATGCTCATTTAGGTTCAAAGAATGATTTTTGTGAGGCTCAAGAGAAGTGA
- the LOC8084599 gene encoding guanosine nucleotide diphosphate dissociation inhibitor 2, whose product MDVEYDVIVLGTGLKECILSGLLSVDRLKVLHMDRNDYYGGDSTSLNLNQLWKRFKGEQTPPAHIGASRDYNVDMVPKFMMANGALVRVLIHTGVTKYMSFKAVDGSYVFNKGKIHKVPSNDMEALKSPLMGLFEKRRAGKFFLYVQDYKEDDRSTHKGYDLTKLTTKELISKYGLDDNTIDFIGHAVALHRDDSYLTEPAIDTVKRMKLYAESVARFQGGSPYIYPLYGLGELPQGFARLSAVYGGTYMLSKPECKVEFDSEGKVCGVTSEGETAKCKKVVCDPSYLPNKVKKVGKVFRAIAIMSHPIPNTAESHSVQIILPQKQLGRRSDMYVFCCSYSHNVASKGKYIAFVSAQAETDNPEKELKPGIDLLGTVDELFIDTYDRYEPSNDSSADNCFISTSYDATTHFESTVMDVLSLYTKITGKTVDLSVDLSAASAADDDL is encoded by the exons ATGGACGTGGAGTACGACGTGATCGTGCTGGGCACGGGGCTCAAGGAGTGCATCCTCAGCGGCCTCCTCTCCGTCGACCGCCTCAAG GTGTTGCACATGGACAGGAATGACTACTACGGTGGAGACTCCACATCGCTCAATCTCAATCAG CTCTGGAAACGGTTCAAGGGTGAACAAACACCACCTGCACACATAGGAGCTAGCAGAGACTACAATGTCGATATGGTTCCAAAG TTTATGATGGCAAATGGTGCATTGGTTCGTGTGCTCATTCATACTGGCGTCACCAAGTACATGTCCTTCAAAGCTGTGGATGGAAGCTATGTTTTCAACAAGGGAAAG ATCCACAAGGTTCCTTCTAATGATATGGAAGCTCTCAAATCTCCACTGATGGGGTTATTTGAGAAGCGAAGAGCTGGGAAATTCTTCCTTTATGTCCAAGATTACAAGGAAGATGACCGAAGTACTCATAAGGGTTATGACCTTACTAAACTAACGACAAAAGAACTCATATC AAAATATGGTTTGGATGATAACACGATAGACTTCATTGGACATGCAGTGGCTCTTCATAGAGATGATAGCTATTTGACAGAACCTGCAATTGACACTGTAAAGCGGATGAAG CTTTATGCAGAATCAGTGGCTCGCTTTCAAGGAGGATCACCATATATTTATCCCTTGTATGGTTTAGGAGAGCTGCCACAG GGTTTTGCAAGACTTAGTGCTGTCTATGGTGGGACCTATATGTTGAGTAAGCCAGAGTGCAAG GTAGAATTTGATAGTGAAGGCAAAGTTTGTGGTGTTACATCAGAGGGGGAGACTGCAAAATGCAAAAAGGTTGTCTGTGATCCTTCCTACCTACCTAACAAG GTTAAAAAAGTTGGAAAAGTTTTTCGGGCAATTGCTATCATGAGCCATCCCATCCCAAATACTGCTGAATCTCACTCAGTACAGATCATATTACCACAGAAGCAACTTGGTCGCAGATCAGACAT GTATGTTTTCTGTTGCTCCTATTCTCATAATGTCGCATCAAAAGGCAAATACATCGCATTCGTGTCAGCACAAGCAGAGACTGATAATCCAGAGAAGGAGCTAAAGCCTGGGATCGATCTTCTTGGGACAGTAGATGAGTTATTTATCGACACATATGACAGATATGAACCTAGCAATGACTCATCAGCAGACAATTGTTTCATCTCAACA AGTTATGATGCCACAACACACTTTGAGTCCACTGTTATGGATGTACTTTCCCTTTACACAAAGATCACCGGAAAG actGTTGATCTCAGCGTGGATCTAAGCGCTGCAAGTGCTGCTGATGATGATCTCTGA